One Novosphingobium sp. EMRT-2 DNA segment encodes these proteins:
- the prsK gene encoding XrtA/PEP-CTERM system histidine kinase PrsK yields MNAIDELAGHTSSGFAHWVYVLAAFCALLLAVWLGDGARRREPGGKVRIAALIAMALWALLCAALGAGSLPAQLAETLRDLGWLGLIYALFASDGRDGHRGPVRPLMIVLAFVEALQAIAIMLQLWFGAIEGVEEMIFHISVMLRLLVTTGVLVLVHNLYVGAVAQQRIAVRWACAAMALVWGYDLNFYTIAYLANWVPDNLVAIRALTQIIATVLLAFGAARAQSSLRFSPSRTIAFQSLSLLVIGGYMIVMVGAAQSLAWLGGNASQLAQLGFAVAITVLVLAVMPSKRLRGWAKVMLAKHLFQHRYDYRAEWLRFTRTIGHGGAQALPLHARVVQALADITDSAQGLLLVPSETGDLELAGRWQWPAAEVPGMAMDAASMAFFEQHGFIVDLDEVRAGTDHQGERARVPGWLVEDHEAWALVPLLHFERLVGMVVLGRPPVMRQLDWEDFDLLRVVGQQLASYLAENNGQVALLEASRFDEFNRRIAFVMHDIKNLASQLSLLARNAERHAENPAFRADMLVTLRNSTDKLNALLARLSRYGKAAPEKLSGTDVADVCKGVVARYAGAQGPRAHAVDEASFGVLAHRETLEQVLLHLVQNAIDASPQGMPVLLRWRIEGAEGCIDVVDTGAGMSADFVRNGLFKPFVSTKAGGFGIGAFEAREMVRAMRGRLDVESREGLGSRFTIRLPLAVAAEPEDSSGTGDGTAEKKVA; encoded by the coding sequence TTGAACGCGATCGACGAACTCGCGGGGCATACCTCCAGTGGGTTTGCCCACTGGGTCTATGTGCTTGCGGCGTTCTGCGCGCTGCTGCTCGCGGTGTGGTTGGGCGATGGTGCGCGGCGGCGCGAACCCGGCGGCAAGGTGCGCATTGCCGCGCTGATCGCGATGGCGTTGTGGGCCTTGCTGTGCGCGGCGCTGGGAGCCGGATCGCTCCCGGCGCAACTGGCAGAAACGCTGCGGGATCTTGGCTGGCTGGGCCTTATCTACGCCTTGTTCGCCAGCGATGGGCGCGATGGCCATAGGGGGCCTGTCCGCCCGTTGATGATCGTGCTCGCCTTCGTGGAGGCGTTGCAGGCGATCGCGATCATGCTGCAACTGTGGTTCGGCGCGATCGAGGGGGTGGAGGAGATGATCTTCCATATCTCGGTCATGCTGCGGCTGCTGGTGACCACCGGCGTGCTCGTGCTGGTCCATAATCTCTATGTCGGCGCGGTGGCGCAACAGCGCATCGCGGTGCGCTGGGCTTGCGCGGCAATGGCGCTGGTATGGGGCTACGACCTCAACTTCTACACTATCGCCTACCTGGCGAACTGGGTGCCGGACAATCTCGTGGCGATCCGGGCGTTGACCCAGATCATCGCTACGGTCCTGCTCGCTTTCGGGGCGGCGCGTGCGCAATCGTCGCTGCGCTTTTCGCCTTCGCGCACGATCGCTTTCCAGTCGCTGTCGCTGCTGGTGATCGGCGGCTACATGATCGTGATGGTCGGTGCCGCGCAATCGCTCGCGTGGCTAGGCGGCAATGCCTCGCAACTGGCGCAGCTTGGCTTTGCGGTGGCCATCACGGTGCTGGTGCTGGCGGTCATGCCGTCAAAGCGCCTGCGCGGCTGGGCCAAGGTCATGCTGGCCAAGCACCTGTTCCAGCATCGCTACGATTATCGCGCCGAATGGCTGCGCTTCACCCGCACGATCGGCCACGGAGGGGCGCAGGCGCTGCCGCTGCACGCCCGCGTGGTGCAGGCGCTGGCCGACATCACCGACAGCGCCCAAGGCCTGCTGCTGGTGCCTTCCGAAACGGGCGACCTCGAACTGGCCGGGCGCTGGCAATGGCCCGCCGCCGAAGTGCCGGGCATGGCGATGGACGCGGCCAGCATGGCCTTTTTCGAACAGCACGGCTTCATCGTTGATCTCGACGAGGTGCGCGCCGGCACGGATCATCAGGGCGAACGGGCGCGCGTGCCGGGCTGGCTGGTGGAGGATCACGAAGCCTGGGCGCTGGTGCCGCTGCTGCATTTCGAACGTCTTGTCGGCATGGTCGTGCTGGGACGGCCGCCGGTGATGCGCCAGCTCGACTGGGAGGATTTCGACTTGCTGCGCGTGGTGGGGCAGCAGTTGGCGAGCTATCTGGCGGAGAACAACGGCCAGGTCGCGCTGCTTGAGGCGAGCCGGTTCGACGAGTTCAACCGCCGCATCGCCTTCGTGATGCACGACATCAAGAACCTTGCGAGCCAGCTCAGCCTGCTGGCGCGCAACGCGGAACGCCATGCCGAAAATCCGGCATTTCGCGCCGACATGCTGGTGACGTTGCGCAATTCCACAGACAAGCTCAACGCGCTGCTGGCGCGCCTTTCGCGCTATGGCAAGGCGGCTCCGGAAAAACTCTCCGGGACGGACGTGGCAGACGTGTGCAAGGGGGTGGTCGCCCGCTATGCCGGCGCGCAGGGGCCGCGGGCGCACGCTGTCGATGAAGCGTCCTTCGGCGTTCTGGCCCATCGCGAAACGCTGGAGCAGGTGCTCCTGCACCTTGTCCAGAATGCGATCGATGCCAGCCCGCAAGGGATGCCGGTGCTGCTGCGCTGGCGCATCGAGGGTGCGGAGGGGTGTATCGACGTGGTCGATACCGGCGCGGGCATGAGCGCCGACTTTGTCCGCAACGGCCTGTTCAAGCCGTTCGTTTCCACCAAGGCTGGCGGGTTCGGCATCGGGGCCTTCGAAGCGCGCGAAATGGTGCGCGCCATGCGCGGGCGGCTCGATGTGGAAAGCCGGGAAGGGCTGGGCAGCCGCTTCACGATCCGTCTGCCGCTCGCGGTGGCGGCAGAGCCCGAAGACAGTTCCGGGACCGGTGACGGTACCGCAGAAAAGAAAGTGGCATGA
- a CDS encoding TIGR03013 family XrtA/PEP-CTERM system glycosyltransferase, whose product MIRLFKHYIPNAVFLLGLFDFFLLIASGELGWIVRARQIGLEFGPINERWAPLATFAVLVQVAMISVGVYGSEALRSLRYAAARLLVAVSLGIIAMSVVYFLLPGHTLWRSNLFYAMFLAIGLLFGVRVLLGGLLGTAAFRRRILVLGSGHRADRLRKLGERPEAGFVIVGYVGMSDGVPVVEEAINRAAIHNLTRFVDNLGVSEVVLALEERRNALPLKDLLRIKTTGVHVNDFSTFVERETGRIDLDTVNPSWLIFSDGFSSGRMLSSAAKRLFDIVASLLLLVMTLPVIALFAVLVKLDSRGPAFFRQTRVGLYGQNFDVIKLRSMRTDAEVDGAKWAQKDDPRVTRIGRFIRKVRIDELPQTWTVLKGEMSFVGPRPERPEFVSDLEDKLRYYAERHMVKPGITGWAQINYPYGASIEDARNKLEYDLYYAKNYTPFLDLLILLQTIRVVLWNEGAR is encoded by the coding sequence ATGATCCGCCTGTTCAAACATTACATACCGAACGCGGTCTTCCTTCTGGGCCTGTTCGATTTCTTCCTGCTGATCGCGTCGGGCGAACTGGGCTGGATTGTCCGTGCGCGGCAGATCGGTCTGGAATTCGGGCCGATCAACGAACGCTGGGCGCCGCTGGCGACGTTCGCCGTGCTGGTGCAGGTGGCGATGATTTCGGTCGGGGTTTACGGGTCGGAAGCGCTGCGATCCCTGCGCTATGCCGCCGCGCGCCTGCTGGTCGCGGTGAGCCTTGGCATCATCGCGATGTCGGTGGTCTATTTCCTGCTGCCCGGCCACACGTTGTGGCGTTCGAACCTGTTCTACGCGATGTTCCTGGCCATCGGCCTGTTGTTCGGGGTGCGTGTGCTGCTGGGCGGCCTGCTCGGCACCGCCGCCTTCCGCCGGCGCATTCTGGTGCTGGGCTCCGGCCATCGCGCCGATCGCCTGCGCAAGCTGGGAGAGCGGCCCGAAGCGGGGTTCGTGATCGTCGGCTATGTCGGCATGAGCGATGGCGTGCCGGTGGTGGAGGAGGCGATCAACCGCGCCGCCATCCACAACCTGACGCGCTTCGTGGACAACCTTGGCGTCAGCGAAGTGGTGCTGGCGCTGGAGGAACGGCGCAACGCGCTGCCGCTCAAGGACTTGCTGCGGATCAAGACTACCGGCGTTCACGTCAACGATTTCTCGACGTTCGTGGAGCGCGAGACCGGGCGGATCGATCTCGATACGGTAAACCCGAGCTGGCTGATCTTCTCCGACGGCTTCTCGTCGGGCCGGATGCTGTCGAGCGCGGCCAAGCGTCTGTTCGACATCGTCGCCAGCCTGCTGCTGCTAGTGATGACCTTGCCGGTAATCGCGCTGTTCGCGGTGCTGGTGAAGCTGGACAGCCGTGGCCCGGCCTTCTTCCGGCAAACCCGGGTGGGGCTCTACGGGCAGAATTTCGATGTCATCAAACTGCGGTCTATGCGGACCGATGCCGAAGTGGACGGCGCGAAATGGGCGCAGAAGGACGATCCCCGGGTAACGCGGATCGGCCGATTCATCCGCAAGGTGCGGATCGATGAGCTGCCGCAGACGTGGACGGTCCTCAAGGGCGAAATGAGCTTCGTCGGCCCGCGCCCCGAACGACCGGAGTTCGTGTCCGATCTTGAGGACAAGCTGCGCTACTACGCCGAACGGCACATGGTGAAGCCGGGCATCACCGGCTGGGCGCAGATCAACTACCCCTACGGCGCTTCCATCGAGGATGCGCGCAACAAGCTCGAATACGATCTCTATTACGCCAAGAACTACACGCCGTTCCTCGACCTCCTGATCCTGTTGCAGACCATCCGCGTCGTGCTGTGGAACGAGGGCGCGCGTTGA